In Xenorhabdus poinarii G6, the following are encoded in one genomic region:
- a CDS encoding Bcr/CflA family efflux MFS transporter: MKSPLIIINSCVILVLGLFSIDLYNPALPAIKSTLAITDHQAQSLVVYYLLGFAGSQLFYGPLSDKHGRVPVVLFSLFFAAVGNYLTSMAESFHTLSLFRLLTGIGAGGCPVISRAILSDTFHDKAELSKSLAVFSMASQVSPAFAPVIGGYITQYLPWKFNFIALAILMLIGIFFVKMTLPETSPMQSIGRGRITGFRILLSDINFVIYSVISAVLFAITIGYFTASPFVFQTQFDLSASQNGYLFMVYSAGIVIGSLITRKWLSHAAPEKILSVSLPLLLFFTVVALMSIYVTPILSIAFIVIYGFTVGVGCGLSSPLLLGISLYGHPELSGTGSALQGALKMTGAAIVLVFFTSGHTTTAAGLMWGLFILALICFILITFTQYWSYKTNGAE; encoded by the coding sequence CATCATTAATTCATGCGTTATTCTGGTATTGGGATTGTTTTCCATTGATCTCTATAATCCGGCGTTACCTGCAATAAAATCCACACTTGCAATCACGGATCATCAAGCACAAAGTCTTGTCGTTTATTATCTGTTGGGTTTTGCTGGGTCTCAGCTATTTTATGGTCCACTTTCCGATAAGCATGGGCGTGTACCTGTCGTTTTGTTTTCCTTATTCTTCGCCGCGGTTGGTAATTATTTGACCTCTATGGCCGAGTCATTCCACACTCTGTCGTTATTCCGGCTTTTGACGGGTATTGGTGCTGGTGGATGTCCGGTGATTAGCAGAGCGATTCTCAGTGATACTTTCCATGATAAGGCGGAGTTATCTAAATCATTGGCTGTTTTTTCGATGGCATCACAAGTTTCACCGGCTTTTGCCCCTGTTATCGGTGGATATATTACACAGTATTTACCCTGGAAATTTAATTTTATCGCGCTCGCCATCCTGATGCTGATAGGCATATTTTTTGTGAAGATGACGTTGCCGGAAACATCGCCGATGCAATCCATCGGGCGTGGCAGAATAACCGGTTTTCGAATTCTGTTATCGGACATTAATTTTGTTATATACAGCGTTATCTCTGCCGTTTTGTTTGCCATAACTATTGGATATTTTACGGCGAGTCCTTTCGTATTTCAGACGCAATTTGATTTATCCGCATCACAGAATGGATATTTGTTTATGGTGTATTCTGCCGGCATTGTCATCGGATCATTGATAACCCGAAAATGGTTGTCACACGCTGCTCCCGAGAAAATACTTAGCGTCTCGCTTCCGTTATTACTGTTCTTTACCGTCGTTGCGCTTATGTCAATCTATGTTACACCGATATTATCAATTGCATTTATCGTTATATATGGTTTTACAGTGGGAGTGGGATGTGGGCTTTCTTCTCCGTTATTACTTGGGATCAGTTTATATGGGCATCCTGAACTATCTGGAACAGGTAGTGCTTTACAAGGCGCGTTAAAAATGACCGGGGCAGCTATCGTATTAGTGTTTTTCACTAGCGGGCATACAACAACGGCGGCAGGTTTAATGTGGGGACTTTTCATCCTGGCTCTGATTTGTTTTATTTTAATCACTTTTACTCAATATTGGTCATACAAAACGAATGGTGCTGAATGA
- a CDS encoding pentapeptide repeat-containing protein codes for MTKKELAMKEEIHVEIFNNLIQPEKKFEKISFYNCEFQNCNFSSAVFKECKVIDCKFENCNLSLIDIDKSRFNGVEFYECKMIGINWTTASFPRFTFESQLKFEKCKMNDSSFYGLMLKNLDLIECHVQGVDFREGDFSSSNFTYSDFSRSLFNNTNLSETNFSEAQNYFIDIYKNNITGATFTRFDALGLLDCLDINLVD; via the coding sequence ATGACAAAAAAAGAATTAGCTATGAAAGAAGAAATTCACGTGGAAATATTTAACAACTTAATACAACCTGAAAAGAAATTTGAAAAAATATCATTTTATAATTGTGAATTTCAAAATTGTAATTTTAGCAGCGCTGTGTTTAAAGAGTGCAAAGTGATAGATTGTAAATTTGAAAACTGTAACCTCAGCTTAATCGATATTGACAAATCCAGATTTAATGGCGTTGAATTCTATGAATGTAAAATGATTGGAATAAATTGGACAACGGCAAGCTTTCCAAGATTTACATTTGAATCTCAATTGAAATTTGAAAAGTGTAAAATGAATGATTCTTCTTTTTACGGTTTAATGTTAAAAAATTTAGACTTGATAGAATGTCATGTTCAAGGCGTCGATTTTAGGGAGGGCGACTTTAGTTCGTCAAACTTCACTTATAGTGATTTTTCCAGGAGTTTATTTAATAACACAAATTTGTCAGAAACTAATTTCAGTGAAGCTCAAAATTATTTTATAGACATCTATAAAAACAATATTACAGGTGCCACATTTACACGTTTTGACGCTTTAGGGCTATTAGACTGTTTGGATATCAACCTGGTTGATTAA
- a CDS encoding HigA family addiction module antitoxin — protein sequence MRLSVLEIQRLIACQSHVSPEMAVRLSVVIGRAPHVWLGMQNAYDIWHIKQNLDTSRLQKLSVV from the coding sequence GTGCGTTTAAGTGTTCTCGAGATACAGCGGCTGATTGCCTGCCAGTCCCATGTTTCCCCTGAAATGGCGGTTCGTCTTTCGGTGGTTATTGGCCGTGCGCCACATGTGTGGCTGGGTATGCAGAATGCTTATGATATCTGGCATATTAAGCAGAATCTGGATACCTCCCGCTTACAGAAATTGTCTGTAGTATAA